A portion of the Natrinema salaciae genome contains these proteins:
- a CDS encoding DUF5787 family protein, producing the protein MSEFAFELELCAHLESRRPGIVARQLGGSVADPGGRILDVVCVEPGPEFEDRVAITGETIPDAAIESAVGTGRARYWKNAFDCHPERARSAVDRALEIGFFERDHGASAASSREYVRQVARYPDWYDRIVGIENKPDLGRPGDLEAQLRTDVSLALVDAVVLATESYVTRAHLNRIPEAVGVWRVHRDGGDGSDGTEPPTGPAVDVIREPTPLAVDEPGIEPLEFRPGRTGIDVVAPDAKARARRRLAERAYGKGWRTYAFPDCAACRPAESSGATLPHCEWTERVVDAGSECGSSCPGHESVADGVAVDLEAERDRRTAWEADPTGRRRRQSGLDQFG; encoded by the coding sequence GTGTCGGAGTTCGCGTTCGAACTCGAGCTGTGTGCCCACCTCGAGTCGCGCCGGCCGGGAATCGTCGCTCGCCAGCTCGGTGGGAGCGTCGCCGATCCCGGCGGGCGGATTCTCGACGTGGTCTGCGTCGAACCCGGACCCGAATTCGAAGACCGCGTCGCGATCACGGGGGAGACGATCCCCGACGCCGCGATCGAGTCGGCCGTCGGCACCGGTCGAGCGCGCTACTGGAAGAACGCCTTCGACTGCCACCCCGAGCGGGCTCGCAGCGCCGTCGACCGGGCGCTCGAGATCGGCTTCTTCGAACGCGATCACGGGGCCAGCGCAGCCAGTAGCCGCGAGTACGTCCGACAGGTCGCCCGCTACCCCGACTGGTACGACCGCATCGTCGGGATCGAGAACAAACCCGACCTCGGCCGCCCGGGGGATCTCGAGGCCCAGCTCCGAACCGACGTCAGCCTCGCGCTGGTCGACGCGGTCGTCCTCGCGACCGAGAGTTACGTGACGCGCGCGCACCTGAACCGGATCCCCGAGGCGGTCGGCGTCTGGCGGGTCCACCGCGACGGCGGGGACGGGAGCGACGGGACGGAACCGCCGACGGGGCCGGCGGTCGACGTGATCCGCGAGCCGACGCCGCTGGCCGTCGACGAGCCCGGGATCGAACCGCTCGAGTTTCGCCCGGGCCGAACCGGGATCGACGTCGTAGCTCCCGACGCGAAGGCTCGAGCCCGCCGCCGGCTCGCCGAACGGGCCTACGGCAAGGGGTGGCGAACGTACGCGTTTCCGGACTGTGCCGCGTGTCGTCCGGCGGAGTCGAGCGGTGCGACGCTTCCCCACTGCGAGTGGACGGAACGGGTCGTCGACGCCGGCTCGGAGTGCGGATCGTCGTGTCCGGGACACGAGTCGGTCGCCGACGGGGTCGCAGTCGACCTCGAGGCCGAGCGCGACCGTCGAACCGCGTGGGAGGCCGATCCGACCGGACGGCGACGCCGGCAGTCGGGACTCGATCAGTTCGGCTGA
- a CDS encoding MBL fold metallo-hydrolase, translated as MRVTLLGTGDTTGTPTVGCDCDTCGAARERGVERTRFSVHVENERTGESLLIDFSPDFRYQFLRDDVPLPDAAVITHVHFDHLDGLGNVFRVFDDLAVYAADETDPKTGKSVAETVRDDYHYLDPVTVVPTTPLETVRICGLDVTLVPVDHPPLVCYGLSVEDPETGATLSITGDTSYDVPDESRAALADAELLLADGIVPASLCEYHPIGGRHEDADGVPRTFGTKHMTREGALALAAELNADRTRLVHLAHFYPADEAFEEPLAIDGEQYVL; from the coding sequence ATGCGCGTCACCCTGCTCGGGACCGGGGACACGACCGGGACGCCGACCGTCGGCTGCGATTGCGACACCTGCGGGGCCGCTCGCGAGCGCGGCGTCGAGCGGACGCGGTTCTCGGTACACGTCGAGAACGAGCGCACGGGCGAGTCGCTCCTGATCGACTTCAGTCCGGACTTCCGGTACCAGTTCCTCCGCGACGACGTCCCGCTGCCCGACGCCGCCGTCATCACCCACGTCCACTTCGATCACCTCGACGGCCTGGGGAACGTCTTTCGCGTGTTCGACGACCTCGCGGTCTACGCGGCCGACGAGACCGATCCGAAGACCGGGAAGAGCGTCGCCGAGACGGTCCGTGACGACTACCACTACCTCGATCCGGTCACCGTGGTCCCGACGACGCCCCTCGAGACGGTCCGGATCTGCGGGCTCGACGTGACGCTGGTGCCGGTCGACCACCCGCCGCTGGTCTGCTACGGGCTCTCCGTCGAGGACCCCGAGACGGGCGCGACGCTCTCGATCACGGGCGATACGAGCTACGACGTTCCCGACGAGTCGCGCGCGGCACTGGCGGACGCCGAACTGCTGCTCGCCGACGGAATCGTCCCGGCGAGCCTCTGCGAGTACCACCCCATCGGCGGCCGGCACGAGGACGCTGACGGCGTCCCCCGGACGTTCGGGACGAAACACATGACTCGAGAGGGCGCGCTCGCACTGGCCGCGGAACTGAACGCCGATCGGACGCGGCTGGTCCACCTCGCGCACTTTTACCCCGCCGACGAGGCGTTCGAGGAGCCGCTGGCGATCGACGGCGAGCAGTACGTGCTGTAA
- a CDS encoding ATP-binding protein, translating into MSDAALDVVEFLLTTSVYSDDRTLDENDLPPSFRRVFWTGGVDDESEDGDGGGSGRKPAGISRPLSATTTTAREATGVDRPWEAIADLMFTERDEFSGTITLAQREMAEEWFAERVDAERLLENPTLAKHFSNHEEYEFDVTHEDARERNRPIQADRVWIDGLLDEYFDEEDDEEMLDLVEVRAPEEVDMSLDDLVLTEDQENELDKISKAIEHRDYLANIGLREIGKLLFVGPPGTGKTSTAQALAQDMDLPFVEVKLSMITSQYLGETAKNVDKTFEVAKRLSPCILFIDEFDFVAKTRRSDEHAALKRAVNTLLKSIDNISLIEDDVLLIGATNHPDQLDDAAWRRFDEIINFPKPDHGMRADILGLITRTMDIDEFDPQLIAEVTEGLTGSDLRMVLREAVLEALTEDRTTLTQEDLLDAVEEFEERDTLKNMDMMGGDHDALVAGGDLGDAASDGGHSHDHDHEHSHDH; encoded by the coding sequence ATGAGTGATGCGGCGCTCGATGTCGTGGAGTTTCTGCTCACGACGAGCGTGTATTCGGACGACCGGACGCTAGACGAGAACGATCTCCCACCGTCGTTTCGCCGGGTCTTCTGGACCGGTGGCGTCGACGACGAGAGCGAGGACGGTGACGGCGGCGGGAGCGGTCGCAAACCCGCCGGCATCAGCCGCCCGCTCTCGGCCACGACCACTACCGCGCGCGAGGCGACCGGCGTCGACCGCCCGTGGGAGGCCATCGCCGACCTGATGTTCACCGAACGCGACGAGTTCTCCGGGACGATCACCCTCGCCCAGCGGGAGATGGCCGAGGAGTGGTTCGCCGAGCGCGTCGACGCGGAGCGTCTGCTCGAGAATCCGACGCTGGCGAAACACTTCTCGAACCACGAGGAGTACGAGTTCGACGTCACGCACGAGGACGCACGCGAACGAAACCGGCCCATTCAGGCCGACCGCGTCTGGATCGACGGCCTCCTCGACGAGTATTTCGACGAGGAGGACGACGAGGAGATGCTCGACCTCGTCGAGGTCCGTGCGCCCGAAGAGGTCGATATGTCGCTCGACGACCTCGTCCTCACCGAGGACCAGGAGAACGAACTCGACAAGATCTCGAAGGCGATCGAACACCGGGATTACCTCGCGAACATCGGCCTGCGTGAGATCGGCAAGTTGCTGTTCGTCGGGCCGCCGGGGACGGGGAAAACGTCCACGGCACAGGCGCTGGCCCAGGACATGGACCTGCCGTTCGTCGAGGTCAAACTCTCGATGATCACGAGCCAGTACCTCGGCGAGACGGCGAAAAACGTCGACAAGACCTTCGAGGTCGCGAAACGACTCTCGCCGTGTATCCTCTTTATCGACGAGTTCGACTTCGTCGCCAAGACCCGTCGCAGCGACGAACACGCCGCCCTGAAACGAGCGGTCAACACCCTCCTCAAGAGCATCGACAACATCTCGCTCATCGAGGACGACGTGTTGCTCATCGGGGCGACCAACCACCCCGACCAGCTCGACGACGCCGCCTGGCGGCGCTTCGACGAGATCATCAACTTCCCCAAGCCCGATCACGGAATGCGGGCTGACATCCTCGGTCTCATCACCCGAACGATGGACATCGACGAGTTCGACCCGCAGCTCATCGCCGAAGTCACCGAGGGGCTGACCGGCAGCGACCTCCGGATGGTGCTCCGCGAGGCCGTCCTCGAGGCGCTGACCGAGGACCGGACGACGCTGACCCAGGAGGATCTCCTCGACGCCGTCGAGGAGTTCGAGGAGCGGGACACGCTCAAGAACATGGACATGATGGGGGGCGATCACGACGCGCTCGTCGCCGGCGGCGACCTCGGCGACGCGGCCAGCGACGGCGGACACTCCCACGATCACGACCACGAGCACAGCCACGACCACTGA